Proteins encoded in a region of the Rutidosis leptorrhynchoides isolate AG116_Rl617_1_P2 chromosome 9, CSIRO_AGI_Rlap_v1, whole genome shotgun sequence genome:
- the LOC139867843 gene encoding F-box/LRR-repeat protein 25-like, with amino-acid sequence MDVPVELIQRIQTLMPVEEAARTCVLSKTWSRAWSTIPHLRFHITSWFPTDEEKERDYIQFMDRTMSRYVRDNIPIESFDLKLDDMQSVSLIYEWIRTVAARLKELSIHHQSYESEYLLPGEIFSGKYLHTLSIKNSSARPKPLINCMSLRVLKLFHVKITEEVLCTLFSTCTLLNKIKVSNCFKLKTIKVRKLRYLQQLDLETSMPFDVLEIDDVPNLCLFYYHVLCVPMKTFNMAFLTSVTELSIHGVIIDFAFLDMIKSKLPFLEILDLDIMHGTLIIWILQVLR; translated from the coding sequence ATGGATGTCCCGGTGGAGTTGATTCAGCGTATACAAACGTTGATGCCTGTAGAAGAAGCGGCTCGTACGTGTGTGTTGTCCAAGACATGGTCACGTGCTTGGTCTACCATCCCTCATCTCAGGTTTCATATAACCTCATGGTTTCCTACAGATGAAGAAAAAGAAAGAGATTACATTCAGTTTATGGATCGCACCATGTCTAGGTATGTCCGAGACAACATACCAATCGAAAGTTTTGATTTGAAACTAGACGACATGCAGTCGGTTTCTCTTATTTATGAATGGATTCGAACTGTTGCTGCCCGTCTCAAGGAGCTTTCCATCCATCATCAAAGTTATGAATCTGAATATTTACTTCCGGGTGAGATATTCTCCGGGAAATACCTACATACTCTGTCTATTAAGAATAGTTCAGCGAGACCTAAACCTTTAATCAACTGTATGTCACTGAGAGTACTCAAGTTGTTCCATGTGAAGATAACTGAAGAGGTACTATGTACCTTATTCTCTACTTGTACCTTACTCAACAAAATTAAAGTGTCAAATTGCTTTAAATTGAAGACTATTAAGGTTAGAAAGCTTCGTTATCTTCAACAACTCGATTTAGAGACATCAATGCCATTTGATGTTTTGGAAATTGATGATGTCCCTAATCTTTGTTTGTTTTACTACCATGTGTTGTGTGTACCTATGAAGACATTCAACATGGCCTTTTTAACGAGCGTTACTGAATTATCTATACATGGTGTGATAATAGACTTCGCGTTTCTTGACATGATCAAATCGAAATTACCTTTTCTGGAGATTTTGGACCTTGATATTATGCACGGGACTCTAATAATTTGGATTTTACAAGTTCTTCGTTGA